In Raphanus sativus cultivar WK10039 unplaced genomic scaffold, ASM80110v3 Scaffold0005, whole genome shotgun sequence, a genomic segment contains:
- the LOC130500639 gene encoding rhodanese-like domain-containing protein 14, chloroplastic: protein MASLTSIATPYRSSSYPSSSQALRVKLAGNTLFSAGVRSPASSSSSSSSFLTIRSAATKPDKPAAEVDWRQKRELLLEKRVRSVDVKEALRLQKENNFVILDVRPEAEYKEGHPPGAINVEMYRLIREWTPWDIARRLGFAFFGIFSGTEENPEFIKSVEAKLDKEAKIIVACSSAGTMKPTQNLPEGQQSRSLIAAYVLVLNGYKNVFHLEGGIYTWSKEGLPIESEED, encoded by the exons ATGGCTTCACTTACTTCTATTGCCACCCCTTATCGCAGCTCAAGCTATCCATCTTCGTCGCAAGCTTTACGTGTCAAACTCGCCGGAAACACTCTGTTCTCAGCTGGAGTTAGATCccctgcttcttcttcttcttcttcatcatcgttTCTGACTATTCGAAGCGCTGCAACGAAACCTGACAAACCAGCAG CTGAAGTCGATTGGAGACAGAAGAGAGAGCTTCTACTGGAGAAAAGG GTGAGAAGTGTGGACGTGAAGGAAGCTCTGCGGTTACAGAAAGAGAACAACTTTGTGATTCTCGATGTTAGACCAGAAGCTGAGTACAAGGAG GGTCATCCTCCGGGAGCTATCAATGTGGAGATGTACAGACTGATACGAGAATGGACGCCATGGGACATAGCTCGTCGTCTTGGATTTGCATTCTTCGGTATCTTCTCTGGCACAGAAGAGAATCCAGAGTTTATCAAAA GTGTAGAGGCTAAACTTGACAAAGAGGCAAAGATAATAGTAGCTTGTTCATCCGCAGGGACTATGAAGCCGACTCAGAACCTCCCTGAAGGCCAACAATCCAG GTCTCTCATAGCTGCTTATGTTCTGGTCCTGAACGGCTATAAGAACGTATTTCACCTTGAAGGTGGAATCTACACATGGAGCAAGGAAGGCCTTCCTATTGAATCTGAAGAAGACTAA